From one Paenibacillus sp. FSL K6-1330 genomic stretch:
- a CDS encoding carbohydrate ABC transporter permease, with protein MVDNSRAFQIIANILMFLFMIFCLFPFVLLVVSSFTDEGTLIRNGYSLFPEKFSLESYAYMYERLDTIVRAYGITVFVTVVGTVTSLIITVLLAYPLSRRDLPHRGKFAFFVFFTMLFNGGLVPTYIMWTRYLNIDNTIWALIIPALLLNAFYVIMMRTYFTTTIPDEVIEAGRIDGAGEFRILFRIVLPMSLPMVATLSLLIGLNYWNDWRNGLYYLTDHSLFSVQNMLNTMLQDVRFLASGGAGGNASEIASNMPSVGIKMAIAVVGALPIMMVYPFFQRYFVKGITVGAVKG; from the coding sequence ATGGTTGATAATAGTAGAGCGTTTCAGATCATAGCGAATATTCTAATGTTCTTGTTCATGATATTCTGCTTGTTTCCGTTTGTACTGCTAGTCGTCTCTTCCTTTACCGATGAGGGCACACTGATCCGGAACGGTTACTCACTGTTTCCCGAGAAGTTCAGTTTGGAAAGCTATGCGTACATGTATGAAAGACTCGATACGATTGTACGTGCCTACGGCATCACAGTCTTCGTCACGGTTGTCGGTACGGTTACCAGCTTGATAATCACCGTATTGCTGGCTTACCCTCTCTCCAGAAGAGATTTGCCCCATCGCGGAAAATTCGCTTTCTTCGTCTTTTTCACGATGCTGTTCAACGGCGGGTTAGTACCTACCTATATTATGTGGACCCGCTATTTAAACATTGATAATACAATTTGGGCTTTGATCATTCCCGCCCTGCTGCTCAATGCCTTCTATGTCATCATGATGCGTACGTACTTTACGACGACCATACCTGACGAAGTCATTGAAGCCGGAAGAATCGACGGTGCCGGAGAATTCCGCATTCTCTTCCGCATCGTTCTCCCCATGTCGCTGCCGATGGTCGCGACGCTGTCGCTCCTCATTGGACTCAACTATTGGAACGACTGGAGAAACGGTCTGTATTACTTAACGGATCATAGCTTGTTCAGTGTACAAAATATGCTGAATACGATGCTGCAGGATGTTAGATTCCTTGCAAGCGGCGGAGCTGGCGGCAACGCTAGTGAAATTGCATCCAATATGCCTAGCGTAGGGATTAAGATGGCGATCGCCGTCGTCGGGGCATTACCGATTATGATGGTGTACCCATTCTTCCAAAGGTATTTCGTAAAAGGGATTACGGTTGGAGCCGTTAAAGGTTAG
- a CDS encoding ABC transporter permease subunit, giving the protein MAAPKVKRAGKTSIKRFIPMYIMMIPGLIYLLINNYVPMAGIIIAFKHINWNKGIIDSPFAGLSNFEYLFKTKEAWIITRNTLGYNLAFIILGTVLAVAIAIVLNEIRSKFWKKSYQTLILLPYLISIVVVSYLVFALFSSESGFINHSILEPLGLKSISWYTEPKYWPYILTIVHLWKTVGYSCIIYYATVVGIDRGYYEAAVIDGANRWKQIVHITLPSLKPTMITLVLLAIGTIFYSDFGLFYQVPMDSGPLYDVTNTIDTYVYRGLIKLNDVGMSSAAGVYQSLVGFTLVYIANRLVIKFSKENALF; this is encoded by the coding sequence ATGGCGGCACCAAAGGTAAAAAGAGCTGGAAAAACCAGTATTAAACGCTTTATTCCCATGTACATCATGATGATTCCAGGCCTTATTTACCTGCTGATCAACAACTATGTACCAATGGCTGGCATCATCATCGCGTTTAAACATATTAACTGGAATAAAGGGATCATCGATAGCCCGTTTGCAGGCTTAAGCAACTTTGAATACCTCTTCAAGACGAAAGAGGCATGGATCATTACCCGAAACACCCTGGGATACAACCTTGCCTTTATTATTTTGGGGACTGTTTTAGCCGTTGCCATTGCCATAGTCTTAAATGAAATTCGTTCGAAGTTTTGGAAAAAGAGCTACCAAACGCTGATCCTGCTGCCTTATCTGATCTCCATTGTTGTCGTAAGTTATCTTGTATTCGCCCTGTTTAGCTCCGAGTCCGGTTTTATCAATCACTCCATTCTGGAGCCTCTCGGACTGAAGAGCATTTCATGGTACACGGAGCCGAAATACTGGCCCTATATCTTGACGATTGTACATCTATGGAAAACCGTCGGGTATAGCTGCATCATCTACTACGCGACCGTAGTCGGCATTGATCGGGGCTACTATGAAGCGGCTGTAATTGACGGGGCGAACCGGTGGAAGCAGATCGTTCACATCACATTGCCTTCCCTGAAGCCAACGATGATTACGCTCGTGCTGCTTGCAATCGGAACGATATTCTATTCCGACTTCGGACTGTTCTACCAGGTACCGATGGATTCCGGTCCGCTATACGATGTTACCAATACGATTGACACCTATGTTTATCGCGGCTTGATCAAATTGAACGATGTGGGCATGTCCTCTGCCGCAGGTGTGTACCAATCGCTGGTCGGATTCACACTTGTCTACATCGCCAATCGACTCGTTATTAAATTCAGCAAAGAGAACGCGCTATTCTGA